A genomic window from Rhizobium sp. 007 includes:
- a CDS encoding low affinity iron permease family protein — MPAPRHVFTRFATNVSEWAGKPAVFVLAVAVVIVWAVLGPFFDYSETWQLIINTGTTIVTFLMVFVLQNAQMRDTRAIQAKLDELILTSHAENRFIGIENLDEEDLKHLDRLVAKAARGKGRTEASNVSPAVEGRRKRSQGSKHAAPSKTRKQK; from the coding sequence ATGCCAGCACCGCGGCACGTCTTTACCCGCTTTGCCACCAACGTGTCGGAATGGGCGGGCAAGCCGGCCGTCTTCGTTCTCGCGGTCGCGGTCGTCATTGTCTGGGCGGTGTTGGGGCCGTTCTTCGACTATTCGGAAACATGGCAGCTGATCATCAATACAGGCACGACGATCGTGACCTTCCTCATGGTTTTCGTGCTGCAGAACGCGCAGATGCGCGACACGCGAGCCATCCAGGCCAAGCTCGATGAACTCATCCTGACCAGCCATGCCGAGAACCGCTTCATCGGTATCGAAAACCTCGACGAGGAGGATTTGAAACATCTAGACCGGCTGGTGGCGAAAGCCGCCAGAGGGAAAGGCCGGACGGAGGCGAGCAATGTATCGCCGGCGGTGGAAGGACGCCGCAAAAGATCGCAGGGAAGCAAACACGCTGCACCATCGAAAACGCGCAAGCAGAAATGA
- a CDS encoding flavin reductase: MLNRQPIDPQLYRDAMSRFGGHVQLVTTVLGETRRGVTITAACSVSDDPACVLVCLNNSNPKNDIFFQSGIFALNTLGAHHQALADAFSGRTPMSNDERFATGKFDKLVTGAPVLWDSLASFDCRVMEIKEMSTHHIIFGEVVAVRFNETKPALLYMNRDYHTL, encoded by the coding sequence TTGTTGAACAGGCAGCCGATCGATCCGCAGCTCTATCGCGATGCCATGAGCCGTTTCGGCGGTCATGTGCAGCTCGTGACGACGGTGCTTGGCGAGACACGCCGCGGGGTGACGATCACCGCAGCCTGTTCGGTATCCGACGATCCGGCCTGCGTGCTCGTCTGCCTCAACAACAGCAATCCGAAGAACGACATCTTCTTCCAGAGCGGCATTTTCGCGCTGAACACGCTCGGCGCGCACCATCAGGCGCTGGCCGACGCCTTTTCCGGACGAACGCCGATGAGCAACGATGAGCGGTTCGCGACCGGCAAGTTCGACAAGCTGGTCACCGGTGCGCCCGTGCTCTGGGATTCGCTTGCCTCCTTCGATTGCAGGGTGATGGAGATCAAGGAGATGTCGACCCACCACATCATTTTCGGTGAGGTCGTGGCCGTGCGTTTCAACGAAACAAAACCGGCGCTGCTCTATATGAACCGCGACTACCACACGCTATAA
- a CDS encoding DUF2189 domain-containing protein, with protein sequence MSAFHVMTGSGERYARLAINKISTADVFDALRRGLDDFREKPSHYVFLCLMYPIAGIFLALASSDANLLPMIFPLMSGFALIGPIAAIGLYEISRRREAGLDTSWRHALEVRQSPALPSIIVGGLLLFGFFIVWLVAAQTLYTNLFGDVFPRSIEVFTSQIFGTPEGMQLIIWGNLLGLVFAIVVLATTVVTFPLLLDRDVGLVAAMAASIRATVVNPVPVMLWGLIIAAGLVIGTIPLFVGLALVMPILGHATWHLYRKLVTPA encoded by the coding sequence ATGTCGGCATTTCATGTTATGACAGGATCAGGCGAGCGCTACGCACGTCTTGCTATTAACAAGATCAGCACCGCAGACGTCTTCGACGCGTTACGTCGCGGGCTGGACGATTTTCGCGAAAAGCCTTCCCATTACGTGTTCTTATGCCTCATGTATCCGATTGCCGGCATTTTTCTTGCCCTTGCGTCATCGGACGCAAACCTTCTGCCGATGATCTTTCCGCTGATGTCCGGGTTTGCACTGATCGGGCCGATTGCCGCCATCGGGCTCTATGAAATCAGCCGCCGCCGCGAGGCGGGTCTCGATACGTCGTGGAGGCATGCGCTCGAAGTCAGGCAATCGCCGGCCTTGCCGTCGATTATCGTCGGCGGGCTGCTGCTGTTCGGCTTCTTCATCGTCTGGCTCGTCGCAGCGCAGACGCTCTACACGAACCTGTTCGGCGATGTTTTCCCGCGGTCGATCGAAGTGTTCACCTCGCAGATTTTCGGCACGCCCGAAGGCATGCAACTGATCATCTGGGGCAATCTGCTGGGGCTGGTCTTCGCCATCGTGGTTCTGGCGACGACCGTCGTCACGTTTCCCTTGCTTCTCGATCGCGATGTAGGGCTGGTGGCTGCTATGGCGGCTTCGATCCGCGCAACTGTCGTCAACCCGGTACCGGTCATGCTGTGGGGCCTGATCATTGCTGCGGGGCTGGTCATCGGCACGATCCCGCTTTTTGTCGGGCTGGCGCTGGTGATGCCTATCCTCGGCCACGCAACATGGCATCTCTACAGAAAACTGGTCACGCCTGCATAA
- a CDS encoding XdhC family protein, producing the protein MSETSFDLDPLMTAEEWMKSGRSVAIATVIETWGSAPRPAGSHLVIDGDGNFEGSVSGGCVEGAVIAEAMDVIGDGKAKMLEFGVADETAWRVGLSCGGRIRVFVERLT; encoded by the coding sequence ATGAGCGAGACGTCTTTCGACCTCGATCCGCTGATGACGGCGGAGGAATGGATGAAAAGCGGCCGCAGTGTGGCGATCGCGACCGTCATCGAAACCTGGGGCTCGGCGCCCCGTCCTGCCGGCAGCCATCTGGTCATCGATGGTGACGGCAATTTCGAGGGCTCGGTCTCCGGCGGTTGCGTCGAAGGTGCGGTGATCGCGGAGGCGATGGACGTCATCGGCGACGGCAAGGCGAAGATGCTGGAATTCGGGGTTGCCGACGAGACCGCCTGGCGCGTCGGGCTATCCTGCGGCGGCCGGATCCGCGTCTTTGTCGAAAGGCTTACCTGA
- a CDS encoding molybdopterin-binding/glycosyltransferase family 2 protein: MIFGEFDVGGAEGLMLAHSVKMPDGTLPKGHVVDAADVERLKSSGIEKIVAARLEDGDLGEDEAAARLSEAIAPDHLRFSEAATGRVNIYAAADGLFVADREAVDRLNRIDPAITLACLADHTHVSAGDMVATFKIIPLAVPGAKIIAACAELRASGPFQVKLFADHAVSLIATELPSLKVSVMDKTARILERRLAACGNRLLRERRVPHETKALAASIQDIMRIPEKAPKLVIVFGASAVIDAADVIPQAIREAGGRILSVGMPVDPGNLMVLGSIGETYVVGAPGCARSPKENGFDWVLDRILAGEEPSAHEVTGMGVGGLLMEIQSRPQPRDVPARKRADASVAIVLLAAGRARRMGEGGQHKLLAEFDGMPLVRRSASIAVASRALSVTAVTGHRRAEIEAALEGLSVQPVFNADYASGMASSLAAGFAHAHANGAEGVLVMLADMPGVSTADLDHLIGAFEQAEGRAIVRAVSGGKRGNPVILPRSLYYAVLSLEGDVGARHIVETARLPVVDVDIGESAHLDVDTPEAIAAAGGILKG; encoded by the coding sequence ATGATCTTTGGCGAATTCGATGTCGGCGGTGCGGAAGGGCTCATGCTCGCCCATTCCGTCAAGATGCCGGATGGGACTTTGCCCAAAGGGCATGTGGTTGACGCTGCCGACGTCGAGCGGCTGAAGAGCTCGGGCATCGAGAAGATTGTTGCGGCACGCCTGGAGGACGGCGATCTAGGCGAGGACGAAGCGGCCGCACGGCTGAGTGAGGCAATCGCGCCCGATCATCTCCGCTTTTCGGAGGCTGCGACCGGCCGCGTCAACATCTATGCTGCGGCGGACGGGCTTTTCGTGGCTGACCGGGAGGCCGTCGATCGCCTGAACCGCATCGACCCGGCGATCACGCTCGCCTGTCTTGCCGATCATACACATGTCAGCGCCGGCGATATGGTGGCGACCTTCAAGATCATTCCCCTGGCGGTTCCGGGCGCGAAGATAATTGCCGCCTGTGCGGAGCTTCGCGCGAGTGGGCCATTTCAGGTGAAGCTGTTTGCCGACCATGCCGTTTCGCTGATTGCCACGGAACTGCCTTCGCTGAAAGTGTCGGTGATGGACAAGACGGCGCGCATCCTTGAGCGGCGGTTGGCTGCTTGCGGCAATCGTCTGCTGCGGGAGCGGCGCGTGCCGCATGAGACCAAGGCTCTTGCCGCTTCGATCCAGGATATCATGAGGATTCCGGAGAAGGCGCCGAAGCTCGTCATCGTCTTCGGTGCCTCGGCGGTCATCGACGCGGCGGATGTCATTCCGCAGGCAATACGCGAGGCGGGCGGGCGTATCTTGAGCGTCGGCATGCCCGTCGATCCGGGAAATCTGATGGTCCTCGGCAGCATCGGCGAGACTTATGTCGTCGGTGCGCCTGGTTGCGCCCGCAGTCCGAAGGAAAACGGTTTTGACTGGGTTCTCGACCGCATTCTGGCCGGTGAAGAGCCGAGCGCGCATGAGGTGACCGGAATGGGCGTCGGAGGCCTGCTAATGGAGATACAATCGCGGCCGCAGCCGCGCGATGTGCCTGCCAGGAAACGTGCCGACGCTTCCGTTGCGATCGTCCTGCTTGCCGCCGGCAGAGCGCGCCGCATGGGCGAGGGCGGCCAGCACAAGCTGCTGGCGGAATTCGATGGCATGCCGCTGGTGCGCCGCTCGGCATCCATTGCTGTTGCCAGCAGGGCTTTATCGGTTACGGCCGTAACGGGGCATCGCCGTGCTGAGATTGAAGCAGCACTTGAAGGCTTGAGCGTGCAGCCGGTCTTCAACGCCGATTATGCCTCCGGCATGGCAAGCTCTCTCGCGGCCGGCTTCGCACATGCCCATGCGAACGGCGCCGAGGGCGTCCTTGTCATGCTTGCTGATATGCCGGGGGTCTCGACGGCGGACCTCGATCACTTGATCGGCGCATTCGAGCAGGCCGAGGGCCGGGCGATCGTTCGGGCGGTCTCCGGAGGCAAACGCGGAAATCCGGTCATTCTGCCGCGATCATTGTATTATGCAGTGCTTTCACTCGAAGGCGATGTCGGCGCGCGCCACATCGTCGAGACGGCGCGGCTGCCGGTCGTCGATGTCGATATCGGCGAAAGTGCGCATCTTGACGTGGATACGCCGGAGGCGATTGCCGCAGCAGGCGGCATATTGAAGGGATAG
- a CDS encoding alpha/beta hydrolase, producing the protein MKASDVDILIIPGYTNSGPDHWQTRWEAKLSTARRVEQAEWSKPVREDWVARIAEEVNASSRPVVLVAHSLGIPSAIHAIPHFRKKVAGAFFVAPPDVANPKIRPKHLMTFGPYPRDPLPFPAITVASRNDPFGSYEHADDVAASWGSLLIDAGESGHINAESGHGPWPEGTMVFAQFLSRLKP; encoded by the coding sequence ATGAAAGCTTCTGACGTCGACATTCTCATCATCCCTGGCTACACGAATTCCGGCCCCGACCACTGGCAGACGCGCTGGGAAGCAAAGCTCAGCACTGCGCGGCGCGTCGAACAGGCGGAATGGTCAAAACCGGTCCGCGAAGATTGGGTCGCCCGCATCGCCGAGGAGGTGAACGCCTCGTCCCGCCCCGTCGTCCTTGTCGCCCACTCGCTCGGAATACCATCGGCGATCCATGCGATCCCGCATTTCAGGAAGAAGGTGGCCGGCGCTTTCTTCGTGGCACCGCCCGATGTCGCCAATCCGAAGATCCGCCCGAAGCACCTCATGACCTTCGGTCCCTACCCGCGCGATCCGCTGCCGTTCCCTGCAATCACAGTGGCAAGCCGCAACGATCCATTCGGCAGCTACGAGCATGCCGATGACGTTGCCGCAAGCTGGGGCTCGCTTCTGATCGACGCTGGTGAATCCGGCCATATCAACGCGGAGTCAGGCCACGGCCCCTGGCCGGAGGGAACGATGGTCTTCGCGCAGTTCCTGAGCCGCCTGAAGCCTTAG
- the purB gene encoding adenylosuccinate lyase gives MIPRYSRPEMVAIWSPETKFRIWFEIEAHACDALAELGVIPKEAAKTIWEKGGAAEFDVARIDEIEAVTKHDVIAFLTHLAEFVGPDSRFVHQGMTSSDVLDTTFNIQLVRAADILLADMDRVLAALKTRAFEHKDTVRIGRSHGIHAEPTTMGLTLARFYAEMGRNHARLVAARAEIATGAISGAVGTFANIDPRVEEHVCAKLGLTPEPVSTQVIPRDRHAMFFATLGVIASSIENIAIEVRHMQRTEVLEAEEFFSPGQKGSSAMPHKRNPVLTENLTGLSRLVRMSVVPALENVALWHERDISHSSVERAIGPDTTITLDFALNRLAGVIEKLVIYPENMEKNLNKFRGLVHSQRVLLALTQAGVSREDAYRLVQRNAMKVWEQGKDFLEELLADQEVRAALSEDDIREKFDLGYHTKHVDTIFKRVFG, from the coding sequence ATGATCCCGCGTTACTCCCGCCCAGAGATGGTCGCCATCTGGTCGCCCGAAACCAAGTTCCGCATCTGGTTCGAGATCGAGGCACATGCCTGCGACGCGCTGGCCGAACTCGGCGTCATTCCAAAGGAAGCAGCAAAGACGATCTGGGAAAAAGGAGGCGCGGCAGAGTTCGACGTCGCCAGGATCGACGAGATCGAAGCCGTCACAAAGCATGACGTCATCGCCTTCCTGACGCATCTTGCCGAATTCGTCGGACCGGACAGCCGTTTCGTGCACCAGGGCATGACCTCGTCCGACGTGCTCGACACAACGTTCAACATCCAGCTGGTGCGCGCCGCCGACATTCTGCTCGCCGATATGGACCGCGTACTCGCAGCGCTCAAGACGCGCGCCTTCGAGCACAAGGACACGGTCCGCATCGGCCGCAGCCACGGCATCCACGCCGAGCCGACCACCATGGGGCTCACCCTCGCCCGCTTCTATGCCGAGATGGGCCGCAACCACGCCCGCCTCGTCGCCGCACGCGCCGAGATTGCCACCGGTGCGATCTCCGGCGCTGTCGGCACCTTCGCCAATATCGACCCGCGCGTCGAAGAGCATGTCTGCGCCAAGCTCGGCCTCACGCCTGAGCCGGTCTCCACCCAGGTCATTCCGCGCGACCGCCATGCGATGTTCTTCGCCACACTCGGTGTCATCGCTTCGTCGATTGAGAACATCGCGATCGAGGTCCGCCACATGCAGCGCACCGAGGTACTGGAGGCCGAGGAATTCTTTTCGCCGGGCCAGAAGGGCTCGTCTGCTATGCCGCACAAGCGTAACCCGGTGTTGACCGAAAACCTCACCGGCCTTTCCCGCTTGGTGCGCATGTCGGTCGTTCCGGCACTGGAAAACGTGGCGCTGTGGCACGAGCGCGATATCAGCCACTCGAGTGTCGAGCGCGCCATCGGCCCGGATACGACGATTACGCTGGATTTTGCCCTGAACCGCCTGGCCGGCGTCATCGAAAAGCTCGTGATCTATCCCGAGAACATGGAGAAGAACCTCAACAAGTTCCGCGGCCTTGTCCATTCGCAGCGTGTTCTCCTGGCCCTCACCCAGGCAGGCGTTTCCCGCGAGGACGCCTATCGCCTCGTGCAGCGCAACGCCATGAAGGTCTGGGAACAGGGCAAGGACTTCCTCGAAGAACTGCTCGCCGACCAGGAAGTCCGTGCGGCACTTTCGGAAGATGATATCCGAGAGAAGTTCGACCTCGGTTACCACACCAAACACGTCGACACGATCTTCAAGCGCGTTTTCGGCTAA
- a CDS encoding XdhC family protein, which produces MDAANLERLNAARRARKAVMLVTNLEHGTDRVIVEGGPVDSALSDTVAAAFRSGKSGICDIDGGRYFLNVHLPPAHIVIIGAVHISQVLAQMAALAGFDVRIIDPRSAFATPERFAGIDLTADWPVDVLKDRPLDAYTAVVAVTHDPKIDDFPIAEALRTGCFYVGALGSRKTHGSRLERLKKEGCSDGELARINGPIGLDIGASSPAEIAVAILAQIIQALRSRDVSSPKGDKA; this is translated from the coding sequence ATGGACGCCGCCAATCTGGAGCGGCTGAACGCCGCCCGCCGAGCACGCAAGGCCGTGATGCTGGTCACCAACTTGGAGCATGGAACGGATCGCGTGATCGTCGAAGGCGGGCCGGTCGATAGCGCACTGAGCGATACCGTCGCTGCGGCATTCCGCTCCGGCAAGTCCGGCATCTGCGACATCGATGGCGGCAGGTACTTTCTGAATGTGCACCTGCCGCCAGCCCATATCGTCATCATCGGCGCGGTCCATATTAGCCAGGTCCTGGCGCAGATGGCGGCGCTTGCCGGCTTCGATGTCCGCATCATCGATCCGCGAAGCGCCTTTGCAACGCCGGAGCGTTTCGCCGGCATAGATCTCACCGCCGACTGGCCGGTCGATGTGCTGAAGGACCGTCCGCTCGATGCCTATACCGCTGTCGTCGCGGTCACGCATGATCCGAAGATCGATGATTTCCCGATCGCCGAGGCGCTTCGAACGGGCTGTTTCTATGTCGGAGCGCTCGGCAGCCGCAAGACCCACGGTTCGCGTCTCGAGCGGCTGAAGAAGGAGGGTTGTTCCGACGGCGAACTGGCGAGGATCAATGGCCCTATCGGGCTTGATATCGGCGCCTCCAGCCCGGCGGAGATTGCCGTTGCGATCCTTGCGCAGATCATCCAAGCCTTGCGCTCGCGCGACGTCTCCTCTCCGAAAGGTGACAAAGCATGA
- a CDS encoding ABC transporter substrate-binding protein: MSILRGIAAFSMLFLAAAESHAAGVTIGVVAPQGGNLQQLGAQVFAGANYQITKDGNTVVTINEPCEENSGAAIADALVNAKVQVAIGFLCSETLESALPKLKDANIPAITVSVRARILMEDALKNGWPLFRLAPADGAEAARIIDAILNDWEAAPIALIEDGTIHGRELTEAIRNALEEKGLKPVFTDTYRPGQDQQIALVRRLKKAGATKVFIGGDRGDVAVIARDAAAEKIPLAILGGDAMRAANQPLPLPDGVRAVTMPEFDTLQPAQAAAAALRAQGIEPEGYVLPAAAAAAVAQQAATAATAEGKTVAEKLVGTRFSTPIGDLTFTAGHELSENPYRLLEWRRGIFAAPAAPGD; the protein is encoded by the coding sequence ATGAGTATTCTGCGTGGCATAGCGGCTTTTTCGATGCTGTTTCTTGCAGCAGCCGAAAGCCATGCTGCGGGCGTTACGATCGGCGTCGTCGCCCCCCAGGGCGGCAACCTGCAGCAACTTGGCGCGCAGGTCTTCGCCGGAGCGAACTATCAGATCACCAAGGATGGCAATACCGTCGTCACAATCAACGAGCCCTGCGAGGAAAACAGTGGTGCCGCGATTGCCGATGCGCTGGTGAACGCCAAGGTGCAAGTCGCAATCGGCTTTCTCTGCAGCGAAACGCTGGAAAGTGCATTGCCGAAGCTCAAGGATGCGAACATTCCGGCGATCACCGTCTCGGTACGCGCACGCATCCTGATGGAAGACGCATTGAAGAACGGCTGGCCGTTGTTTCGTCTGGCGCCGGCCGATGGCGCCGAAGCCGCACGCATCATCGACGCGATCCTCAACGACTGGGAGGCAGCGCCGATCGCCCTCATCGAGGACGGCACCATCCATGGCCGCGAACTGACCGAGGCCATCCGGAATGCGCTTGAGGAAAAAGGGCTGAAGCCCGTCTTTACGGACACCTATCGCCCGGGTCAGGACCAGCAGATCGCCCTCGTCCGCCGCCTGAAGAAGGCCGGCGCCACCAAGGTTTTCATCGGCGGCGACCGCGGCGACGTCGCAGTCATCGCCCGAGATGCCGCAGCTGAGAAGATTCCGCTCGCTATTTTGGGCGGAGATGCAATGCGCGCGGCAAACCAGCCGCTGCCGCTTCCGGACGGCGTGCGTGCGGTCACCATGCCGGAATTCGACACTCTGCAGCCCGCACAAGCCGCAGCGGCGGCATTGCGCGCGCAAGGCATCGAGCCTGAAGGCTATGTCCTGCCGGCAGCCGCAGCAGCGGCCGTCGCGCAGCAGGCGGCAACGGCCGCCACGGCAGAAGGAAAGACGGTGGCGGAAAAACTCGTCGGCACGAGGTTCTCTACGCCGATCGGCGATCTAACGTTCACGGCTGGCCACGAGCTTTCGGAGAACCCTTACAGGCTGCTGGAATGGCGCCGCGGCATTTTCGCCGCGCCCGCCGCGCCCGGCGATTAG
- a CDS encoding MoxR family ATPase, producing MPDHPLPPASIDETIAMLAREDYLAGRSLATVLFLALKMKRPLFLEGEAGVGKTEIAKVLSKALDRPLIRLQCYEGLDIASAVYEWNYPAQMLEIRLAEASGLTDRSRIESDIFSERYLIRRPVLQALSSAEGRAPVFLIDELDRTDEAFEAFLLEVLSDFQVTIPELGTIKAAEPPIVIITTNRTREVHDALKRRCLYHWVDYPEAAQELEIIRRKVPGCNEALSQQIIAYVQKLRTLDLFKNPGVAETIDWATALTELDRLALDPETISDTIGTLLKYQDDIARIHGGEGARVLTEVKDELRAAG from the coding sequence ATGCCCGATCATCCGCTGCCGCCCGCGTCTATCGACGAGACGATCGCCATGCTGGCAAGAGAGGATTATCTCGCAGGCCGGTCGCTGGCGACGGTCCTCTTTCTCGCCCTGAAGATGAAGCGGCCGCTGTTTCTCGAAGGAGAGGCCGGCGTCGGGAAGACCGAGATCGCGAAGGTGCTGTCGAAGGCGCTCGACCGGCCGCTGATCCGGCTGCAATGCTACGAAGGCCTCGATATCGCATCCGCCGTCTACGAGTGGAATTATCCGGCGCAGATGCTGGAGATCCGGCTTGCCGAAGCCTCTGGATTGACCGATCGCAGCCGTATCGAATCCGATATCTTTTCCGAGCGCTACCTTATCCGCCGCCCTGTGTTGCAGGCGCTTTCGTCTGCGGAAGGCCGTGCGCCGGTCTTCCTGATCGACGAACTCGACCGTACCGACGAGGCTTTCGAAGCCTTCCTGCTGGAAGTGCTCTCGGATTTCCAGGTGACGATCCCCGAGCTCGGGACCATCAAGGCCGCCGAGCCGCCGATCGTCATCATCACGACCAACCGGACGCGCGAAGTGCACGATGCGTTGAAGCGCCGGTGCCTCTATCACTGGGTCGATTATCCGGAGGCCGCGCAGGAATTGGAGATCATCCGCCGGAAGGTGCCCGGCTGCAACGAGGCTCTCTCCCAGCAGATTATCGCCTATGTGCAGAAGCTGCGCACGCTCGATCTCTTCAAGAACCCCGGCGTGGCAGAGACGATCGACTGGGCGACGGCGCTGACCGAACTCGACCGTCTGGCGCTCGATCCGGAGACCATTTCCGACACGATCGGTACGCTCCTGAAATACCAGGACGACATTGCGCGCATTCATGGCGGCGAAGGCGCTCGTGTGCTGACCGAGGTCAAGGACGAGTTGAGGGCAGCGGGTTAA
- a CDS encoding TfoX/Sxy family protein, giving the protein MDAAGIEEMFQGLGPVTIKRMFGGKGIYHLGRIVAVEVGGEVLLKADDKSSPEFAAAGSSQWFYEGKKGNPLKMPYWSIPDAAYDDPDEMARWVRLAYEAALRAE; this is encoded by the coding sequence ATGGACGCGGCCGGTATAGAGGAAATGTTTCAGGGGCTCGGCCCCGTGACGATCAAGCGTATGTTCGGCGGCAAGGGCATCTATCACCTCGGCCGTATCGTCGCGGTCGAAGTTGGCGGCGAGGTGTTGCTCAAGGCCGACGACAAGAGCTCGCCGGAGTTTGCCGCAGCAGGCTCCAGCCAATGGTTCTATGAGGGCAAGAAGGGCAATCCTTTGAAAATGCCTTACTGGTCGATCCCGGACGCGGCTTATGACGATCCGGATGAAATGGCTAGATGGGTGCGGCTTGCCTATGAGGCGGCGCTTAGAGCCGAATGA
- a CDS encoding VWA domain-containing protein encodes MKTQPAQDGIVVPPPPAEGRFADNIVFFARALRNAGLKIGPGSIADAIEAVEAIGMGSREEFHAALFSVFVKRHEDRPVFDEAFRLFWRSRDLVEKMIAMMLPQAPDNRRREKAKAGETRASDALLGDRRDNRPPRDEPDIEIDARFTTSGNEVFRRMDFAQMSAAEIALARKELVRLQLPLDSVPTRRFRQSHVHRQVDPRATMRSALRTGGSLILPRYREQKEIQPPLVVLADISGSMSQYTRIFLHFLHVLTESRRRVHTFLFGTRLTNVTRQMRHKDPDEALNECAAAVKDWSGGTRIGETVREFNRLWGRRVLGQGALVLLITDGLEREGIELLAEEMDRLHRSCRRLIWLNPLLRFEGFEPRARGVRAMLPHVDELRPVHNLSSLSDLAAALDAGRSPAHDPRRYLDRMRGFA; translated from the coding sequence ATGAAAACGCAACCTGCGCAGGATGGGATCGTCGTTCCGCCGCCGCCGGCCGAGGGGCGCTTTGCCGACAATATCGTCTTCTTCGCCAGGGCGCTCCGTAACGCCGGGCTCAAGATCGGTCCGGGATCCATTGCCGATGCTATCGAAGCTGTCGAGGCGATCGGCATGGGTTCGCGCGAGGAATTCCACGCGGCGCTCTTTTCGGTCTTCGTCAAACGGCACGAGGACAGGCCTGTCTTCGACGAAGCCTTCCGGCTTTTCTGGCGCTCCCGCGATCTCGTGGAGAAGATGATTGCGATGATGTTGCCGCAGGCGCCGGACAACCGTCGAAGGGAAAAGGCGAAGGCGGGCGAAACGCGCGCCAGCGATGCGCTTCTCGGTGATCGGCGCGACAATAGGCCCCCTCGTGATGAGCCGGATATCGAGATCGACGCGCGGTTCACCACCTCCGGGAACGAAGTCTTTCGCCGGATGGATTTCGCGCAAATGTCGGCGGCGGAAATTGCGTTGGCGAGAAAAGAACTGGTCCGGCTGCAACTGCCGCTCGACAGCGTTCCAACTCGGCGTTTCAGGCAATCGCATGTTCACCGGCAGGTCGATCCGCGCGCGACGATGCGCTCGGCGCTGCGCACCGGCGGGTCGCTGATCCTGCCGCGCTATCGCGAACAGAAAGAGATCCAACCGCCTTTGGTGGTGCTTGCGGATATTTCGGGCTCGATGAGCCAGTACACCCGTATCTTCCTGCATTTCCTGCACGTGCTGACGGAGAGCCGGCGCCGCGTCCATACGTTCCTTTTCGGAACGCGGCTCACCAATGTCACCAGGCAGATGCGCCACAAGGATCCGGACGAGGCACTGAACGAATGTGCTGCCGCGGTGAAGGACTGGTCGGGCGGCACTCGTATCGGCGAAACGGTGAGGGAGTTCAACCGGCTGTGGGGACGCCGCGTCCTCGGGCAGGGCGCGTTGGTGCTGCTGATCACCGACGGGCTGGAGCGGGAAGGCATCGAATTGCTGGCCGAAGAAATGGACCGGCTGCACCGATCCTGCCGGCGGCTGATCTGGCTGAACCCGCTTCTGCGCTTCGAGGGCTTTGAGCCGCGGGCTCGCGGCGTTCGCGCCATGTTGCCGCATGTTGACGAACTCCGTCCGGTTCACAATCTATCATCCTTGAGCGACCTTGCTGCGGCGCTCGACGCGGGCAGATCACCGGCGCACGATCCGCGGCGCTATCTCGACAGAATGAGAGGTTTTGCATGA
- the rpe gene encoding ribulose-phosphate 3-epimerase: MTLPIRIAPSILAADFAKLGQEVRDVTAAGADWIHLDVMDGHFVPNISFGADVIKSLRSYTDATFDCHLMISPADPYLEAFAKAGCDRITVHAEAGPHLHRSLQTIRNLGKKVGVTVNPATPLSAIENVLDDVDLILIMSVNPGFGGQKFIPAMAGKIAAAKSLIGDRPIELEVDGGVTVETAPIVGKAGCNVLVAGSAIFKGASVEAYRTAISDLRSAAKAGRS, translated from the coding sequence ATGACCCTGCCGATCCGGATTGCCCCCTCCATTCTGGCTGCGGATTTTGCCAAGCTCGGACAGGAAGTGCGCGATGTGACGGCGGCAGGCGCAGACTGGATCCACCTCGACGTCATGGACGGCCATTTCGTGCCGAACATCTCCTTCGGCGCCGACGTCATCAAGTCGTTGCGCTCCTATACGGACGCGACTTTCGATTGCCACCTGATGATCTCGCCGGCCGATCCTTATCTGGAGGCTTTCGCCAAGGCTGGCTGCGACCGCATCACGGTTCATGCTGAGGCAGGACCGCATCTTCACCGCTCGCTGCAGACGATCCGCAATCTCGGTAAGAAGGTCGGAGTGACGGTCAATCCGGCAACACCGCTGTCGGCGATCGAGAACGTTCTCGACGACGTCGACCTCATCCTCATCATGTCGGTGAACCCCGGCTTCGGCGGCCAGAAATTCATTCCCGCGATGGCCGGAAAGATTGCAGCCGCGAAATCCCTGATCGGTGACAGGCCGATCGAGCTTGAGGTCGACGGCGGCGTCACGGTCGAGACCGCACCGATCGTCGGCAAGGCGGGCTGCAATGTGCTCGTCGCCGGTTCGGCGATCTTCAAGGGCGCCTCCGTCGAAGCCTACCGCACCGCCATCAGCGACCTGCGAAGCGCTGCAAAGGCCGGGCGCTCATGA